The genome window TAGCATAGTTGATATTTTCGATGGCCTCAACTTCAGTTGCCCCCTGAGACCAACAGCCGGGCAGGCCGGGTACATGGACGCTGTACCCTTCTTCCGAGAGTTGGAGAATTATTTTGTATTTCATGGCATTTCCTTTGTTCGCTGATTTGTCATGGTTGAACGATTATACCTTTGCGGATTCCCACCGGCGGGTCTGTTTTTTCCACTCTTCAATCGATTGGGGCCAATCGTGCAAGGTCGCCGGATCAAAATCCGCCCCATTCTGCCATACCAATATATGGGTTTCAAGGTCATTTTTATTCAATAAAAGTCGTTATTTAGGGTCTGCTGAAAAAGTCTGAAAATATAATATAAATACTTGACAATAAAGGAGATAAGTA of Candidatus Latescibacter sp. contains these proteins:
- a CDS encoding type II toxin-antitoxin system HicB family antitoxin, giving the protein MKYKIILQLSEEGYSVHVPGLPGCWSQGATEVEAIENINYAIQEYLEAVDGIFP